In Tenrec ecaudatus isolate mTenEca1 chromosome 4, mTenEca1.hap1, whole genome shotgun sequence, a single window of DNA contains:
- the LOC142446761 gene encoding olfactory receptor 56A3-like, with protein MTPLRSGSNSSGISEFLLNCFVRSPSLQRWLSLPLSLLFLLAMGANAILLITIRLEASLHQPMYYLLSLLSLLDIVLCLTVIPKVLVIFWFDLRSISFVACLLQMYIMNSFLGMESCTFMIMAYDRYVAICHPLRYPTIITDQFVIKAAIFVLARNAIITVCLPILSSRLHYCGRNVIENCICANMSVSRLSCDDVTINRLLQFVGGWTLLGSDLILIFLSYTLILRAVLRLKAEGAVAKALSTCGSHFILILFFSTILLVFVLTHVAKKKVSPDVPILLNVLHHVIPAALNPIVYGVRTQEIKHGIQKLLKKGW; from the coding sequence ATGACACCTCTTAGAAGTGGTTCCAACTCCTCTGGGATTTCAGAGTTCCTCTTGAATTGTTTTGTGAGGTCCCCAAGCTTGCAGCGCTGGCTGTCCCTGCCcctcagcctcctcttcctcctggccATGGGGGCCAATGCTATTCTCCTCATCACCATCCGGCTGGAGGCCTCTCTTCATCAACCCATGTATTATCTCCTCAGCCTCCTCTCCCTGCTGGACATTGTGCTCTGTCTCACTGTCATCCCCAAGGTCCTGGTCATCTTCTGGTTTGACCTCAGATCCATCAGCTTCGTTGCTTGCTTACTCCAGATGTACATCATGAATTCCTTTCTGGGCATGGAGTCCTGCACATTCATGatcatggcctatgaccgctatgttgccATCTGCCACCCATTGCGGTACCCAACCATCATCACGGACCAATTTGTGAtcaaggctgccatctttgtTTTGGCCAGGAATGCCATTATTACTGTGTGTCTTCCTATCCTCTCTTCTCGACTCCATTATTGTGGGAGAAATGTCATTGAGAACTGCATTTGCGCCAACATGTCTGTTTCAAGGCTCTCCTGTGATGATGTCACCATCAATCGCCTCCTTCAATTTGTTGGTGGTTGGACTCTACTGGGATCAGATCtcatcctcatcttcctctcctACACGCTCATACTTAGAGCTGTGCTGAGACTCAAGGCAGAGGGAGCTGTGGCCAAAGCCCTAAGCACATGTGGCTCCCACTTCATCCTCATCCTCTTCTTCAGCACTATCCTCCTGGTCTTTGTCCTCACTCACGTGGCTAAAAAGAAAGTTTCCCCCGATGTGCCAATCTTGCTCAATGTCCTTCATCATGTCATCCCTGCAGCCCTTAACCCCATTGTTTATGGGGTGCGAACCCAAGAGATCAAGCATGGGATTCAAAAATTACTGAAGAAAGGGTGGTAA